One window of the Capnocytophaga haemolytica genome contains the following:
- a CDS encoding gliding motility-associated C-terminal domain-containing protein translates to MKVKLVFNRLVLLFLMLFTNMMVQAQTQGFATATRPFNFACARSDFNSFNIKFRWQPPWPEATNKFYVELSNANGSFANPVVLKEITNQNIAPEVSVNISFPANTSGKKYRIRVRSTNPAKEIIVKDAGGGEEFEAYYASVTSPLVLNGRVANVSLCPGHSKELAAQPSTAGAYRWYKDNVLIAGATTSKYTVSAAGTYYVEVEYGRCSGSYTTRSNNVVVTVGGASTVNLSASATEICSSESFTLTANLSDPSYKYTWLRNGTKIGETTGQNTYTVSAPNNAAGKYSVEIDTGSGGSCTSRSNEVEIKHKDGFTASIKSDSGDVIMPGKQKTLTAETTAQTPTYKWFKDGTEITGATAATYQATAAGKYKVEVSQSGSCAGSATAEYEIKAPSSFKVSAKMKTAYQHCTYDKITLTVDKIVATAGASELTIDPADYSSFTFQWQYNGGSGSTFTDVAGATTEDLERTSATQNGLYRLKVGATGFPAIPESNELDLQLVNTDALKINGGAANLEFCDDTVTLTVTTGATPAATYTWYKDNVKVAQGMGMTSYNTNASGVYYVAAGSSGSGCPATSNLLVVLKRAVSAEFNPAVNTKEIFFPTKATSLAVSYRMATPTIEWKKDGNVLTGETSAQLNITSAGIYQVKLTDTGDCAGKSIELGPVYYEEINKIAEVKMKTLPSTDCETRQQTTLELQKIVVELTSGDKVEVNKSDFQYFTLQWTKDGNDIAGATSRQLVVPRAGNADAAQYAINVKYGTLVKTSTPKTISFEPIPDFEVSTPEGTKGTVYLCEGGTLTLTVAPTSFDPEASAADSYSYQWYEVTSSNYTNDTPVGNETYSLVVTKTAEYYLEINNGGCPKRAHIKVAKYVAGGLKIRIVSATASVTIHQSSSQRERTLQLKVGQKLEALGGNKFVWVKQSDNSMKYGSILEITSEDMAGSYVLKEDSCPSAGTNELPFEIKIYTVDKLPNIVTPNGDGINDTWEIPEKYISPNIKVTIYSPEGKEVLSTTNYQNNWPNENTFKDLGNRALIYIYTIKGGDADEKGTITILR, encoded by the coding sequence ATGAAAGTAAAATTAGTTTTTAACCGATTGGTTTTGTTGTTCTTAATGCTTTTTACCAATATGATGGTACAGGCACAGACGCAAGGATTTGCTACTGCGACAAGACCTTTCAATTTTGCTTGTGCAAGATCGGATTTTAATAGCTTCAATATTAAATTCCGTTGGCAACCTCCTTGGCCAGAGGCAACTAATAAATTTTATGTAGAACTTTCAAATGCTAATGGCAGCTTTGCCAACCCTGTGGTATTGAAAGAGATAACAAATCAAAATATTGCCCCAGAAGTATCTGTTAATATATCATTTCCTGCCAATACATCGGGGAAGAAGTATAGAATTCGCGTACGTAGTACGAATCCAGCCAAAGAGATCATTGTAAAAGATGCTGGAGGAGGTGAAGAGTTTGAGGCGTATTATGCGAGTGTTACCTCTCCATTGGTGCTCAATGGGCGAGTGGCAAATGTATCTCTTTGTCCTGGACATAGTAAAGAGCTGGCAGCACAGCCTTCAACTGCTGGAGCTTATCGCTGGTATAAGGATAATGTGTTGATTGCTGGTGCGACAACCTCCAAGTATACAGTCAGTGCGGCAGGTACGTATTATGTTGAGGTGGAATACGGACGCTGTTCGGGTTCGTACACTACACGATCTAATAATGTGGTAGTTACTGTGGGAGGAGCTTCAACGGTGAACCTGAGTGCATCAGCTACTGAAATTTGTAGCTCAGAGAGTTTTACACTTACCGCAAACCTGAGCGACCCTTCCTATAAATATACGTGGCTACGCAATGGTACTAAGATTGGTGAGACTACAGGGCAGAATACTTATACGGTTTCAGCACCTAATAACGCTGCGGGTAAATATTCGGTAGAGATAGATACAGGTAGCGGAGGGAGCTGTACTTCTCGTTCCAATGAGGTGGAGATCAAACATAAAGATGGGTTTACTGCTTCAATTAAGTCAGATAGTGGTGATGTGATTATGCCAGGGAAGCAGAAGACACTCACCGCTGAAACTACGGCTCAGACACCTACTTATAAGTGGTTTAAGGATGGAACAGAAATCACAGGAGCAACAGCAGCTACTTATCAGGCGACAGCAGCAGGTAAATATAAAGTAGAGGTAAGCCAGTCGGGATCTTGTGCGGGTTCGGCTACAGCTGAGTACGAGATCAAAGCACCGAGTTCTTTTAAGGTTTCTGCTAAGATGAAGACTGCTTATCAACACTGCACCTATGATAAAATAACCCTAACTGTGGATAAAATAGTGGCTACAGCGGGAGCTTCTGAGCTTACTATTGACCCTGCAGATTACTCTTCATTTACTTTTCAATGGCAATATAACGGTGGCTCAGGGAGTACCTTTACTGATGTAGCAGGTGCTACTACTGAGGATTTAGAGCGTACAAGTGCCACTCAGAATGGCTTATACCGACTTAAGGTGGGTGCTACGGGCTTTCCTGCGATTCCTGAATCGAATGAATTGGATTTACAATTGGTAAATACCGATGCTTTGAAGATCAACGGTGGGGCTGCTAACCTTGAGTTCTGTGATGATACAGTGACCCTTACAGTTACCACAGGCGCTACGCCAGCAGCTACCTATACTTGGTATAAAGACAATGTGAAAGTGGCGCAAGGCATGGGGATGACTTCATATAATACGAATGCTTCGGGGGTTTACTATGTGGCAGCTGGCTCAAGTGGCAGTGGTTGCCCTGCGACATCTAACTTGTTGGTAGTGCTCAAAAGAGCTGTGTCAGCGGAGTTTAACCCTGCAGTAAATACCAAAGAAATCTTCTTCCCGACAAAAGCAACGTCTTTAGCGGTCTCGTATCGTATGGCGACACCTACTATTGAGTGGAAAAAGGATGGCAATGTGCTTACTGGCGAAACAAGTGCTCAGTTGAATATTACTTCGGCAGGGATCTATCAAGTGAAGCTTACTGATACGGGTGATTGTGCAGGAAAGTCGATTGAGTTAGGACCTGTGTATTACGAGGAGATTAATAAGATTGCAGAGGTGAAAATGAAGACTTTGCCTTCTACAGATTGCGAAACGCGCCAGCAAACTACTTTGGAGCTGCAAAAAATCGTAGTAGAGCTTACCAGCGGCGATAAAGTGGAGGTAAACAAGAGCGACTTCCAATATTTTACCCTGCAGTGGACGAAAGACGGCAATGACATAGCAGGTGCTACATCACGTCAGCTTGTTGTGCCTCGTGCGGGCAATGCCGATGCCGCTCAATATGCAATAAATGTGAAGTATGGCACTCTTGTGAAAACATCTACTCCTAAGACGATATCATTCGAGCCTATTCCTGATTTTGAGGTCTCAACTCCAGAAGGCACCAAAGGAACGGTTTACTTATGTGAAGGAGGAACTCTTACCCTTACAGTAGCTCCTACGAGCTTCGACCCTGAGGCTTCGGCTGCCGATAGCTACTCTTATCAATGGTATGAAGTGACAAGTTCTAACTATACCAACGATACTCCTGTGGGCAACGAGACTTATAGCCTTGTGGTTACCAAAACAGCTGAGTATTATCTAGAAATCAACAACGGCGGATGCCCTAAGCGCGCTCATATTAAGGTGGCGAAGTACGTGGCTGGCGGTTTGAAGATCCGTATCGTCTCCGCTACGGCTTCGGTGACAATTCATCAGTCAAGTTCGCAACGTGAGCGCACACTTCAGCTGAAAGTCGGGCAAAAGTTAGAAGCCCTCGGTGGAAATAAGTTTGTGTGGGTAAAACAATCGGATAACTCGATGAAATACGGCAGTATCCTTGAAATAACTTCAGAGGATATGGCTGGCAGCTATGTTCTCAAGGAAGATTCGTGCCCATCGGCAGGAACCAACGAGTTGCCGTTTGAAATCAAGATCTACACGGTTGATAAGCTGCCTAACATCGTTACTCCTAACGGCGATGGCATCAATGACACGTGGGAGATCCCTGAAAAATACATCAGTCCTAATATAAAGGTGACGATCTATTCGCCAGAGGGTAAAGAGGTGCTTTCGACCACCAATTACCAGAATAACTGGCCTAATGAGAATACTTTTAAGGATTTAGGCAACCGCGCACTGATATACATCTATACTATTAAAGGTGGAGATGCCGACGAAAAAGGAACCATTACTATTCTTAGATAA
- a CDS encoding phosphoribosylaminoimidazolesuccinocarboxamide synthase, translated as MNTITKTNFKFPKQKSVYRGKVRDIYTLKDNTLIMIATDRISAFDVVLPKGIPYKGQILNQIATRALQETEDIVPNWLIATPDPNVSIGQLCEPFKVEMVIRGYLAGHAARVYKDGKRILAGVPLPEGLQENDLFPQHPIITPSTKAENGLHDEDISREDLIRKGIISEKDYSQIEKYTYALFARGTEIAKKKGLLLVDTKYEFGKTADGTIVLIDEIHTPDSSRYFYAEGYEERQENGEPQKQLSKEFVRQWLLSQGFHGKKGQKAPEMSDTFVASVSDRYIELYERIMGERFLPADTSDIEYRIHENIMNYLR; from the coding sequence ATGAACACAATAACAAAAACTAACTTTAAGTTTCCTAAACAAAAATCTGTTTATAGAGGAAAGGTACGTGATATATACACACTGAAAGACAACACCTTAATAATGATTGCTACCGACCGCATCTCTGCCTTTGATGTGGTGCTGCCTAAGGGTATCCCCTATAAGGGGCAAATACTAAACCAAATAGCAACTCGTGCACTTCAAGAAACCGAAGACATTGTTCCTAACTGGCTTATTGCCACTCCCGATCCCAATGTATCTATTGGTCAATTATGTGAGCCTTTTAAGGTAGAAATGGTTATCCGAGGATATTTAGCAGGACACGCAGCACGAGTTTACAAAGATGGTAAGCGCATTTTAGCAGGAGTACCCCTCCCTGAGGGCTTACAGGAAAATGACCTTTTCCCACAACACCCCATCATCACACCTTCTACAAAGGCTGAAAACGGGCTCCACGATGAAGATATTTCTCGAGAAGACCTTATCCGAAAAGGAATTATCAGTGAAAAGGATTATAGCCAGATAGAGAAATACACCTACGCTCTCTTTGCACGCGGCACCGAAATAGCCAAGAAAAAAGGACTATTATTAGTAGACACTAAATACGAATTTGGGAAAACAGCTGATGGTACCATTGTCCTTATCGACGAAATTCACACTCCAGACTCCTCTCGCTATTTCTATGCTGAGGGTTATGAAGAACGTCAAGAAAATGGAGAGCCTCAAAAGCAACTCTCAAAGGAATTTGTACGTCAGTGGTTGCTATCACAAGGTTTCCACGGAAAGAAAGGGCAAAAAGCCCCTGAGATGAGCGATACCTTTGTTGCTTCTGTATCCGATCGCTATATCGAACTCTATGAGCGAATTATGGGTGAACGCTTCCTCCCTGCTGACACTTCAGATATTGAATATCGTATCCATGAGAATATTATGAATTATTTACGATAG
- the folK gene encoding 2-amino-4-hydroxy-6-hydroxymethyldihydropteridine diphosphokinase: MKHELYLSLGSNLGNRIGYLQQALDAIYERIGDTLLVAPLYETPAWGFSGEPFLNTCVKVATILTPAQVLRQLLTIEQLFGRKRNQSAQGYQSRTIDIDILLYDDEIILDTDLTVPHPKMLHRKFVLVPLTAIAGEKAHPISHKTIRELAATTNDTSDIHELKEHLTNPMERSPFLHYKYIAIEGNIGSGKTTLSTMIAEDFNAKLILEQFSDNPFLPKFYEEPDRYGLQLEMSFLLERYQQMSGQLTQTDLFKEFVVSDYDIFKSLIFSQINLDEDDFMLYRKFFYTLYSQIIKPDVYVFLYQNTDRLLENIKKRGRDYEQNISPNYLKKIHSGYLDFIQKNVNINSLIIDVTELDFVKYPSDYNLIIDQIRAHKSIIKK; encoded by the coding sequence ATGAAACACGAACTATATCTCTCATTAGGAAGCAACCTTGGCAACCGCATAGGCTATCTGCAACAAGCCTTAGACGCTATCTACGAGCGCATTGGCGATACTTTGCTGGTAGCCCCTCTATATGAAACCCCTGCGTGGGGGTTCAGTGGAGAGCCATTTCTCAACACCTGCGTAAAAGTAGCTACTATCCTTACACCTGCACAGGTATTGCGTCAATTGCTTACTATTGAACAACTCTTTGGGCGTAAACGAAACCAATCCGCTCAAGGCTACCAATCGCGAACCATAGATATTGATATATTGCTTTATGATGATGAGATAATCCTTGACACAGACCTAACTGTGCCCCATCCAAAGATGCTACATCGGAAGTTTGTGCTTGTACCTCTTACTGCAATTGCTGGAGAAAAAGCACATCCAATATCCCATAAAACTATCAGAGAATTAGCGGCTACTACCAACGATACTTCCGATATTCACGAGTTGAAAGAACACTTAACAAACCCAATGGAGCGATCACCTTTTCTTCACTATAAATACATTGCCATTGAGGGAAATATAGGTTCTGGTAAGACAACTTTATCAACAATGATAGCCGAAGATTTTAACGCAAAACTCATCTTAGAGCAATTCTCTGATAATCCTTTCTTGCCAAAGTTTTACGAAGAACCTGATCGTTATGGCCTACAACTTGAGATGTCTTTTCTCTTAGAGCGCTACCAGCAGATGTCTGGTCAGCTCACACAAACCGATCTCTTCAAAGAGTTTGTGGTCTCCGACTACGACATCTTCAAGTCACTCATATTCTCACAAATCAATCTTGATGAGGATGATTTTATGCTTTACCGAAAGTTCTTCTACACTCTTTACAGTCAGATTATTAAACCTGACGTTTACGTATTTCTTTACCAGAATACTGATAGACTTTTGGAAAACATCAAAAAGCGCGGGCGTGATTATGAGCAAAACATCTCACCTAACTATTTAAAGAAAATCCATTCAGGCTACTTGGATTTCATACAAAAGAACGTGAACATCAACTCGTTAATTATTGATGTTACTGAATTAGATTTCGTTAAATACCCTTCCGACTACAACTTGATTATTGACCAAATACGAGCGCATAAGTCTATCATTAAAAAATAA
- the uvrA gene encoding excinuclease ABC subunit UvrA, whose protein sequence is MKTKEILIKGAKLHNLKDITVGIPRNKLVVITGLSGSGKSSLAFDTLYAEGQRRYVESLSSYARQFLGRLDKPKVDNIVGIAPAIAIEQKVNTSNPRSTVGTSTEVYDYLKLLFARIGKTYSPVSGQEVKRHSVSDVVDVVLAYPEREKLLLLAPIHLPDGRTPQQALQLLLQQGYVRILYRGEVLRIDEELPEVEGDFALVVDRVVVSHTEDFAHRLADAVDTAFFEGKGECALQEVGTGKVLHFSNKFEADGITFLEPNVHLFSFNNPYGACPKCEGYGDTIGLDEELIVPNTGLSVYEGCIYPWRGETMGWFKDQLVNNAYKFDFPIHKPWYELTAAQKRLVWKGNEYFTGLTDFFKELEEKSYKIQNRVLLARYRGKTRCDACHGRRLRPEADYVKINGKSISDLVEISIEELQQFFKTIALTDYEREVAKRLLVEINNRIQFLLDVGLGYLTLNRKSNSLSGGESQRINLATSLGSSLVGSMYILDEPSIGLHPKDTEKLIGVLQSLRDLGNTVVVVEHDADIMKAADYIIDIGPEAGVHGGEVVAEGTYDTLLKADSLTGQYLSGRMKIEVPTERRNSPHYITLVGCRENNLKNIDVTFPLDMLTVVTGVSGSGKSTLVKKILYPALQKELDLGGEKIGQFTRIEGKYKQLQSVEFVDQNPIGKSTRSNPITYIKAYDDIRALYASQKLSKLRGFQAKHFSFNIDGGRCEVCKGEGEITVEMQFMADVHLTCEACGGKRFKKEVLEVTFGGKNIDELLNTTIDEAVAFFATNAQPKIAAKLKPLQDVGLGYVTLGQSSSTLSGGEAQRIKLASFLSKSDSKEKVLFIFDEPTTGLHFHDIRKLLQSLQALIEKGHSVVVIEHNVEMIKSADYVIDLGQDGGDRGGEVIAQGTPEEIAKNKKSYTGKYLDFGK, encoded by the coding sequence ATGAAGACAAAAGAGATACTGATAAAGGGTGCTAAGTTGCACAATTTGAAAGATATAACCGTGGGTATTCCGCGTAATAAACTCGTGGTAATCACGGGCTTGTCGGGTAGTGGGAAGTCGTCTTTGGCGTTTGATACGCTCTATGCTGAGGGGCAACGCCGCTATGTGGAGAGCCTTTCTTCGTATGCACGACAGTTCCTCGGGCGGCTCGATAAGCCCAAGGTAGACAATATCGTGGGGATTGCCCCTGCCATAGCCATCGAGCAGAAGGTCAATACCTCGAATCCGCGCTCTACGGTGGGCACCTCCACGGAGGTATACGACTACCTCAAACTGCTCTTTGCGCGCATTGGCAAGACCTACTCGCCCGTCTCGGGACAGGAGGTGAAGCGGCACAGCGTGAGCGATGTGGTAGATGTGGTACTCGCTTACCCAGAGCGGGAAAAGCTGCTGCTGCTCGCCCCTATACATTTGCCCGATGGGCGTACGCCCCAGCAGGCACTGCAATTGCTTTTGCAGCAGGGCTATGTGCGCATCTTGTACCGCGGTGAGGTGCTGCGCATCGATGAGGAGCTGCCCGAAGTGGAAGGCGACTTTGCTTTAGTGGTAGACCGCGTGGTAGTGTCGCACACTGAGGACTTTGCGCATCGCTTGGCAGACGCGGTGGATACGGCTTTCTTTGAGGGCAAAGGCGAGTGCGCCCTACAGGAGGTCGGTACGGGGAAGGTGCTGCATTTTAGCAATAAGTTTGAGGCAGACGGCATCACCTTTTTAGAGCCTAATGTGCATCTGTTTAGCTTTAACAATCCTTATGGGGCTTGCCCCAAGTGCGAGGGCTATGGCGATACGATAGGCTTAGACGAGGAACTGATTGTCCCTAACACGGGGCTATCGGTATATGAGGGCTGTATCTACCCTTGGCGCGGCGAGACTATGGGTTGGTTTAAAGACCAATTGGTGAATAATGCCTATAAATTCGATTTTCCGATACACAAGCCTTGGTATGAGCTCACCGCTGCCCAAAAGCGACTCGTATGGAAGGGTAATGAGTATTTTACGGGGCTTACGGACTTCTTCAAGGAACTCGAAGAGAAGAGCTATAAGATACAGAACCGCGTGCTCTTGGCGCGCTATCGCGGTAAGACGCGTTGCGATGCCTGCCACGGACGCCGCTTGCGCCCCGAAGCAGACTATGTGAAAATCAACGGGAAGAGCATTTCCGACTTGGTGGAAATCTCCATTGAGGAGCTGCAACAGTTCTTTAAGACCATAGCACTCACCGATTACGAACGGGAAGTGGCCAAGCGGCTATTGGTGGAAATCAATAACCGCATACAGTTCCTGCTCGATGTGGGGCTGGGTTACCTCACGCTCAACCGCAAGTCGAATAGCCTATCAGGAGGCGAGAGCCAGCGTATTAACTTGGCTACATCGCTGGGTAGTAGCCTCGTAGGCTCGATGTATATCTTAGACGAGCCCAGCATTGGACTGCACCCTAAGGACACCGAGAAGCTCATCGGGGTGCTCCAATCCCTGCGCGACTTGGGCAATACGGTGGTGGTAGTGGAGCACGATGCCGACATAATGAAGGCTGCGGATTACATCATCGATATTGGTCCTGAGGCAGGTGTGCACGGTGGTGAGGTAGTGGCAGAAGGCACGTACGATACGCTCCTGAAAGCCGATAGCCTCACAGGGCAGTATCTCAGCGGTCGGATGAAGATAGAAGTACCCACCGAGCGGCGCAACTCGCCCCATTACATCACGTTGGTAGGCTGCCGTGAGAATAACTTAAAGAATATAGACGTTACTTTCCCGCTGGATATGCTCACTGTGGTTACGGGCGTCTCGGGCAGTGGTAAATCGACCTTGGTGAAGAAAATACTCTACCCAGCCCTGCAAAAGGAGCTGGACTTGGGCGGGGAGAAGATAGGGCAGTTTACGCGTATAGAAGGCAAATATAAGCAATTGCAATCGGTGGAGTTTGTAGACCAGAACCCCATTGGCAAATCGACCCGTTCGAACCCTATCACCTACATCAAGGCGTATGACGATATACGGGCACTCTACGCCAGCCAAAAGCTCTCGAAACTCAGGGGCTTTCAGGCAAAGCACTTCTCGTTCAACATCGATGGAGGGCGTTGTGAGGTGTGCAAAGGCGAGGGGGAGATCACCGTTGAGATGCAATTTATGGCAGATGTGCACCTCACCTGCGAGGCGTGCGGCGGCAAGCGTTTTAAGAAGGAAGTACTGGAAGTAACCTTTGGCGGAAAGAACATCGATGAGCTGCTGAATACTACCATTGACGAGGCGGTAGCGTTTTTTGCGACAAATGCTCAGCCTAAGATAGCCGCTAAGCTCAAACCTCTGCAAGATGTAGGGTTGGGGTACGTAACACTCGGGCAATCCTCCTCAACACTCTCAGGAGGTGAGGCACAGCGCATTAAGCTGGCGTCCTTTCTCTCGAAATCGGATAGCAAGGAGAAAGTGCTCTTTATCTTTGACGAGCCTACCACAGGGCTGCACTTCCACGACATACGCAAGCTGCTGCAATCGCTGCAAGCCCTGATTGAGAAAGGGCATTCGGTGGTGGTTATCGAGCACAATGTAGAGATGATAAAGAGTGCCGACTACGTCATCGACTTAGGGCAAGACGGCGGCGACAGGGGCGGTGAAGTCATTGCTCAGGGTACGCCTGAGGAGATAGCAAAGAATAAGAAGAGTTATACGGGGAAATATTTAGATTTTGGGAAGTAG
- a CDS encoding glycoside hydrolase family 130 protein: MSTIPWQERPAGCSDVLWRYSENPIINRYDIPTSNSIFNSAVVPFKDGFAGVFRCDNKAVQMNIFAGFSKDGIHWDINHEPIVMKGGNTDFLYSEYKYDPRVTFIEDRYWVTWCNGYCGPTIGIAYTFDFKEFFQCENAFLPFNRNGVLFPEKIDGKYAMLSRPSDNGHTPFGDIFISYSPDMKYWGEHRCVMKVTPFIDSAWQCTKIGAGAVPIKTKDGWLLFYHGVINTCNGFRYSMGAALLDLNDPSKVIARTQPYLLAPATLYETTGDVPNVVFPCAALHSIEEDKVAVYYGAADTVVGVAFGHISEIVKFTKENSL; encoded by the coding sequence ATGAGTACAATTCCTTGGCAGGAGCGACCTGCTGGTTGTAGCGACGTGCTATGGCGCTACAGTGAGAACCCCATTATCAACCGTTATGACATACCTACCTCTAACAGCATCTTTAACAGTGCCGTAGTGCCTTTTAAAGACGGCTTTGCAGGGGTATTCCGCTGCGATAACAAGGCCGTGCAGATGAATATCTTTGCAGGCTTTAGCAAGGATGGTATCCATTGGGATATCAATCATGAGCCTATCGTAATGAAGGGCGGTAACACCGATTTTTTGTACTCCGAATACAAGTACGACCCACGTGTAACCTTCATCGAAGACCGCTATTGGGTAACGTGGTGCAACGGCTATTGCGGTCCGACCATAGGTATTGCCTATACCTTTGACTTTAAGGAGTTTTTCCAATGTGAGAATGCCTTTTTGCCTTTTAACCGCAATGGGGTGCTTTTCCCTGAGAAGATTGACGGCAAGTACGCAATGCTCAGCCGCCCAAGCGACAACGGGCATACGCCTTTTGGGGATATTTTCATCAGCTATAGTCCTGATATGAAGTACTGGGGCGAGCACCGCTGTGTGATGAAGGTAACGCCTTTTATCGACAGTGCTTGGCAGTGCACTAAGATTGGTGCTGGTGCTGTGCCTATCAAAACAAAAGATGGTTGGCTATTGTTCTATCACGGTGTAATCAACACTTGCAATGGTTTCCGCTACTCTATGGGGGCTGCACTATTAGACCTCAACGATCCAAGCAAGGTAATCGCTCGTACACAGCCTTACCTCTTGGCGCCTGCCACTCTCTACGAAACTACCGGCGATGTGCCTAACGTAGTATTCCCTTGCGCAGCACTGCACTCTATTGAGGAAGACAAAGTAGCCGTATACTACGGAGCTGCTGACACGGTTGTTGGGGTAGCATTCGGACATATCTCAGAGATAGTGAAGTTTACGAAGGAGAATAGTTTGTAA
- a CDS encoding DegT/DnrJ/EryC1/StrS family aminotransferase, with product MKKIQMVDLHGQYEAIKPQVQASFEEILSTTAFINGPKVHSFQRELEAYMGVKHVIPCANGTDALQIAMMGLGLKEGDEVITADFTFAATVEVIALLKLTPVLVDVYDDTFNINVEAIERAITPKTKAIVPVHLFGQPANMEAIMAVAKKHNLFVIEDNAQAIGAEYTFADGHKQKVGTIGNVGATSFFPSKNLGCYGDGGAIFTNDDELAYTLRGIVNHGMYERYHHDVVGVNSRLDSLQAAVLSAKLPHLDSYNQRRQEAARQYTAALSGKAGVITPVTAAGYDHVFHQYTLRIVNGKRDALAKAFTEAGVPFGIYYPIPLHAQKAYTSPRYNEADFVVTNRLVQEVISLPMHTELDAEQISYITEIILREV from the coding sequence ATGAAAAAGATACAAATGGTTGACCTTCACGGTCAGTACGAAGCCATTAAGCCACAAGTGCAGGCTTCGTTTGAGGAAATCCTGAGCACTACGGCGTTTATCAACGGACCGAAGGTGCATAGCTTCCAGAGGGAGCTTGAAGCGTATATGGGCGTAAAGCACGTCATCCCTTGTGCTAATGGCACCGATGCGCTGCAAATCGCTATGATGGGCTTAGGGCTCAAAGAGGGCGATGAGGTTATCACTGCCGATTTTACTTTTGCGGCTACCGTTGAGGTGATTGCCCTACTGAAGCTCACCCCTGTGCTGGTAGACGTTTATGACGATACGTTCAATATCAATGTGGAAGCCATCGAGCGCGCTATCACCCCCAAGACTAAGGCGATCGTGCCCGTGCACCTCTTTGGGCAACCTGCAAATATGGAGGCGATAATGGCGGTAGCTAAGAAGCACAACCTCTTTGTAATTGAGGATAATGCGCAGGCGATCGGCGCGGAGTACACTTTCGCTGACGGACATAAGCAGAAAGTAGGCACGATTGGCAACGTAGGGGCTACGTCTTTCTTCCCTTCAAAGAACCTCGGTTGTTATGGCGATGGTGGGGCTATCTTCACCAACGACGATGAGCTGGCATACACCTTGCGCGGCATTGTAAACCACGGTATGTACGAGCGTTACCACCACGATGTGGTAGGGGTAAACTCGCGCCTCGACTCGTTGCAGGCAGCGGTGCTCTCTGCTAAGTTGCCTCATTTGGATAGCTATAACCAACGCCGCCAAGAGGCTGCACGCCAATACACGGCTGCCCTCAGTGGCAAAGCGGGCGTTATCACCCCTGTAACAGCAGCGGGTTACGACCACGTATTCCATCAATATACCTTGCGCATTGTAAACGGCAAGCGCGATGCCTTAGCGAAGGCGTTCACTGAGGCGGGTGTGCCTTTCGGGATTTATTACCCGATACCGCTGCACGCGCAAAAAGCGTATACCTCACCACGCTACAACGAGGCCGACTTTGTGGTAACCAATCGCCTCGTGCAGGAAGTGATTTCGCTGCCAATGCACACTGAGTTAGATGCTGAGCAAATCAGTTATATTACAGAAATTATTTTGAGAGAGGTCTGA